The Paenibacillus beijingensis nucleotide sequence AACGAAATGGAGGAATCTCGTTGAACAATGCCAGCGTGATCACAGGCGCACGCGAAACAACCTGCAGAACGTATCGCTTGCCATACCGAAGCACAAGCTGGCCGTCCTGACCGGACCGTCCGGCTCAGGCGCAGGTTCTGGCTCCGGCATAAAGCCGCGGTTAAAAGGCTGAAGATCAGGCAGCGGAGCAGGCCCTGGCGGTCATCTCTACGCCGGGGTCAAATCCGTCGCCGGTCAAACCCGCCGTCGGGGTGGAATCCGCCGCCGGGCAAGTGATTGACAACGACTATACGAAATAGAGAGAAAAAGGAGAATTTAAATGAATGCTGTAGATGCGGTCAAAACGCCAAGCTTGTTTGCGAACCGCTTTTTTCAGACGATATTGCTTTCCAATGTGATGCTGCAGATCGGTATCTGGGTGCGCAATTTCGCGATTTTGATGCATGTGGCTGACAAGACGAACGAGGATCCGCTTGCGATTTCGCTTATTTCCGTGGCGGAGTTTGCGCCGATCTTCATCTTTTCCTTCATCGGCGGCACGTTTGCGGACCGGTGGCGGCCCAAACGAACGATGATCTGGTGCGACCTGCTGTCGGCAGTTTCCGTATTTGTCGTGCTGCTGACCTTGCTGCTGGAAATTTGGCAGGCGGTCTTTTTCGTCACGCTCGTATCGGCGATTTTGTCGCAGTTTTCCCAACCATCCGCCATGAGGCTGTTCAAGGTGCATGTGCCGGGCGAGCAGCTGCAGCAGTCGATGGCGCTGTTCCAATCGTTAGTCGCCGTGTTTATGGTAGTCGGGCCTGCGCTCGGAGTGTTCGTTTACCAGCAATTCGATATCTCGTGGGCGGTTGCCATTATGGGGATCGCGTTCCTGCTTTCAGGCCTCGTACTGTTCCGGCTTCCGGCGGACAAGGCGGAGGGCGGGACGGAAGCGCCGCCGCAAAAAGGACAGTTCAGGCGCGAGCTGTCCGAGGGGGTCAGTTACATCCTGAACAGTCCGGTGCTCAAGCCTCTCGGGCTGACGTTCATCCTGGCGGGCATCGCAGTCGGCATTTCCCAATCGCTCGGTCTGTTTGTCGTGACCGAACGGCTTGACAAGCCGAAGGAGTTTCTGCAGTTTATGATGATCGTCAACGGAAGCGCCATGCTGCTCGGGGGCGGAGTGATCGCAGTGATCGCCAAGAAGATTTCGCCGCAGCAGCTGCTTGCTCTTGGCATGCTGGTCGAAGGGCTGTGTACGATCGGCATTGGCTTTTCTCAAAATGTAGCGCTGACAATGGCGTTACAGTTTCTGGCCGGCTTCTTCTTCCCGACGATTCATATCGCGATCAGCACCATGATCCTTAAATGGTCGGATGAGTCTGTCGTCGGGCGCGTTAACGGCATCCTCAATCCGCTGTTCGTCGGCACAATGACCGTGATGATGCTTTTGGCCGGCATGATCAAATCGGTACTGCCGCTCCAAATCATCTTTGCCCTCTCTGGCGCGTTTATGTTGATCGGCATGACGGTGCTGATCCCCCTCTTCTGGCTGAAGGCGCCGGAATCGGAAGCTGGCGCGGCACAGCCTCATTAGCCGGAGAGCATGGAACGATGCCGGACCATGCGCGCCGATAGGTTTTTAACGTTGGGTGCATGCTCAGGCATTTTAAGCCGGCGGCAGACGCACATACGGAGCGAAAACGTATCATAGTTCAAGGATCGGGCGCTCGAGGATCAGGTGCTTCGGTTTCGTATCCTATTGTATCCTGCGAGCAGAAAAGGTACATTTACATCGGATACTCATTTTTTGTTCGGAAGTAATCGATGAAGATTAGACAGCTGCTTAAAATGGATTCCTGCAGCCCGTCGCTCCGTTTGGGGCCAGAATAAGCCGGAATATACGGTGCGATTAGATCGAAGACGAAGGGGACATCGGCGGTGATAGAAGCAACGCTTGCCAGGCTCGATAATATGCTCATTTTGGACCGGACGAACGACTTGTCGGAGCCGGACGTGCTCTACCCGTTTGCTCTGGATGAGCTGCTGTGCAAGCGGACGGGCGAAGGAGGGCCGGCGATTTGTCATCTATGGCGGCATCCGCGCGCCTTCGTCATGGGGATGAGAGACAGCCGGCTTCCGGGTGCGGCAAGTGCGGCGCGATGGCTGGAAGCGGCAGGATATGCGGTTGCGGTCCGCAATTCCGGCGGCGCTGCCGTTCCGCTCGATTTGGGCGTGGTCAACCTGTCGCTTATTTTGCCCCATGCAAAACCGAACGCCTCCCATTTCCGCGATGATTTCGAGCATATGTACGGGCTCATCGCTCAAGCTCTGGCCGGCAGCGGGCGGACGGTCGATAAAGGAGAGGTGAAGGGGGCTTTTTGCCCTGGAGATTACGACTTGAGCATAAACGCATTCAAGTTTTGCGGCATTGCGCAGCGGCGGCAGCTGCGTGCCTTCGCTGTTCAAGCATTCGTGATCGCGGGAGGCTCGGGGAAAGACCGGGCCTCTCTGGTGCGTGAATTTTACACCCGCGCGGCCGAAGGTGCCGACCCGGCGAGCTATCCGCAGGTGACGGAGGACAGCACCGCCAGCTTAAACGAGCTTGCCGGTATTGGACCCGATGCGCCGGCCGTATTCGCTGAGGCGGTCAAACGGACGATTCGACAGCGGCAGACCGAACAGGGAATGGCAGCCGCAGCGGCATCGCTGCAGCTTCCTGCGCCGGATGAAGTGCGCGAGATGGCAAAGTCGATGCGGGAGCGGTATTCGATTTCCGGCTAGAGCCGAGCATGCGAACGGCCGGGTCATAGAGGAAACATACCTCTAATGCTCCGCCAGATGGGTTCAAAGCAAGCAGGCTATCGTCCCTTCCGCCAGAACGGTGGAGGGGACGATAGCCTGTAATCGTCGGCAACCATCGGCCACCGTCGGAAATATCCGCTCAGCTAAACTGCCACGCGGCCAAACTCAAACTGCCCCATTGATAGCTCCGGTGCAGCAGCTGCGCTTTGCGGTTCGCATCGCCGCTTCCCATTGCAAGGAGCAGCGGAATAAAATGCTCGTTGGTAGGCACAGACCGGCTGGCGTTAGGAGCGAGCTCTTCATAGCGGAACAGTTCTTCGGTGTTCCAGTTTTCCAAACGCTCCTGTATCCATTGATCGAATTCGAGCGCCCATGAATCGACCGTTTCGGCTCCGGCGCCCCATTTGATTTGCCGCAGGTTATGCACGATCCCTCCGCTGCCAATGATCAGAATATCCTGCTCCCGCAGCTCTCCCAGCGCTTTACCGATCTCGTACTGCTGCTCATTGCTCAAATAACGGTTCACCGACAAAGCCACCACGGGAATGTCCGCATTCGGAAAAATGAGCTTCA carries:
- a CDS encoding DODA-type extradiol aromatic ring-opening family dioxygenase, whose product is MIPSYFFAHGAPSLVIEDHEYTRFLKQFAASLPRKPKAIVIFSAHWESRIQEVGSVETHGTIYDFSGFPDALYQMTYPAPGDVPLSEQVSALLSGAGIGNRLDTRRGLDHGAWAVLKLIFPNADIPVVALSVNRYLSNEQQYEIGKALGELREQDILIIGSGGIVHNLRQIKWGAGAETVDSWALEFDQWIQERLENWNTEELFRYEELAPNASRSVPTNEHFIPLLLAMGSGDANRKAQLLHRSYQWGSLSLAAWQFS
- a CDS encoding MFS transporter; this translates as MNAVDAVKTPSLFANRFFQTILLSNVMLQIGIWVRNFAILMHVADKTNEDPLAISLISVAEFAPIFIFSFIGGTFADRWRPKRTMIWCDLLSAVSVFVVLLTLLLEIWQAVFFVTLVSAILSQFSQPSAMRLFKVHVPGEQLQQSMALFQSLVAVFMVVGPALGVFVYQQFDISWAVAIMGIAFLLSGLVLFRLPADKAEGGTEAPPQKGQFRRELSEGVSYILNSPVLKPLGLTFILAGIAVGISQSLGLFVVTERLDKPKEFLQFMMIVNGSAMLLGGGVIAVIAKKISPQQLLALGMLVEGLCTIGIGFSQNVALTMALQFLAGFFFPTIHIAISTMILKWSDESVVGRVNGILNPLFVGTMTVMMLLAGMIKSVLPLQIIFALSGAFMLIGMTVLIPLFWLKAPESEAGAAQPH
- a CDS encoding lipoate--protein ligase family protein; the protein is MLILDRTNDLSEPDVLYPFALDELLCKRTGEGGPAICHLWRHPRAFVMGMRDSRLPGAASAARWLEAAGYAVAVRNSGGAAVPLDLGVVNLSLILPHAKPNASHFRDDFEHMYGLIAQALAGSGRTVDKGEVKGAFCPGDYDLSINAFKFCGIAQRRQLRAFAVQAFVIAGGSGKDRASLVREFYTRAAEGADPASYPQVTEDSTASLNELAGIGPDAPAVFAEAVKRTIRQRQTEQGMAAAAASLQLPAPDEVREMAKSMRERYSISG